Proteins encoded in a region of the Drosophila gunungcola strain Sukarami chromosome 3L unlocalized genomic scaffold, Dgunungcola_SK_2 000005F, whole genome shotgun sequence genome:
- the LOC128259505 gene encoding protein draper isoform X2, with protein sequence MLRLILIACLAQMALAQADLKDLDGPNICKRRESYPVKVVYTELQSYQERISTWCMAIPPRCSTYRLNNRVVNKTQTISKTRIVRDCCDGYIASAGECVPHCSEPCQHGRCISPEKCKCDHGYGGPACDINCPPGWYGRNCSMQCDCLNNAVCEPFSGDCECAKGFTGPRCAELCPEGFFGANCLEKCRCENGGKCHHVSGECQCAPGFTGPLCDMRCPDGKHGAQCQQDCPCQNDGKCQPESGACMCNPGWTGSVCANKCPVGSYGPGCLQTCACYKGAPCHHISGKCECPPGYLGERCFDECPLNTYGFNCSMTCDCENDATCDRANGSCICNPGWRGAKCEERICEADKYGLDCNRTCECDMEHTELCHPETGKCQCSIGWSSAQCTRPCTFLRYGVNCEQTCNCKNGAKCSPVNGTCLCAPGWSGPTCEESCAAGTFGQDCALRCDCQNGAKCEPETGQCMCTAGWKNIKCDRPCDLNHFGQDCARICDCQNNAACNPQNGSCTCAAGWTGERCERKCDPGKFGHDCAQKCQCDFNNSLACDSTNGRCVCKQDWGGVHCETNCRSGYYGENCDKVCRCLNNSSCDPDSGNCICSSGWTGADCAEPCPPGFYGMECKERCPEILHGNKSCDHITGEILCRTGYIGLTCEHPCPAGLYGPGCKLKCNCEHGGECNHVSGQCQCLPGWTGANCNESCPTDTYGQGCAQRCRCLHHKVCRKNDGMCICETGWTGTRCDEVCPEGFYGEHCMNACACPSANFQCHAAHGCVCRSGYTGDNCDDLIASQRVADQSEDSSRASVALTLVLMTLFAFIIFAVFFYYRRRVSNLKTEIAHVHYTHDANTTGWPPSNHNFDNPVYGMQAETRLLPNNMRPKMNNFDQRSTMSTEYGGDDSNASGRGSYSINYNHDLLTKNLNADSTNPIVYNESLKEEHVYDEIKHKEGYKDPVKIYSKILFPEDEYDHLDYSRPSTSQKPHYHRMNDAMLNINQDEEKPSNVKNMTVLLDKPLPPTEPEPQHESFDNTNTNLDNVSTASPSSSPEFRK encoded by the exons ATGTTGCGGCTTATCCTCATTGCCTGCCTGGCCCAAATGGCCCTGGCTCAGGCGGATCTTAAAGATCTGGATGGACCCAATATCTGTAAAAGACGAGAATC GTACCCCGTTAAAGTTGTCTACACAGAACTGCAATCTTATCAGGAGCGCATCTCCACTTGGTGCATGGCCATTCCTCCCAGGTGCTCCACCTATCGTCTTAATAACCGAGTGGTCAACAAGACCCAGACGATCTCGAAAACCCGTATCGTAAGGGATTGTTGTG ATGGCTACATTGCCAGCGCAGGAGAGTGTGTACCACATTGCTCGGAGCCCTGCCAGCACGGAAGATGCATCTCCCCGGAGAAGTGCAAGTGTGATCATGGCTACGGAGGACCCGCCTGCGATATAA ATTGCCCGCCGGGCTGGTACGGCCGGAACTGCTCGATGCAGTGCGACTGCCTAAACAACGCCGTCTGCGAACCCTTCTCTGGAGACTGTGAATGCGCCAAGGGCTTCACAGGACCACGCTGCGCCGAACTCTGTCCGGAGGGCTTCTTCGGGGCAAATTGCTTGGAAAAGTGCCGCTGCGAAAATGGCGGCAAATGCCACCACGTTTCCGGCGAATGCCAGTGCGCACCTGGTTTCACGGGTCCTCT ATGCGACATGCGCTGTCCGGATGGCAAACATGGTGCCCAGTGCCAGCAGGATTGTCCGTGCCAGAACGACGGAAAGTGCCAGCCGGAGAGTGGGGCGTGCATGTGCAATCCCGGCTGGACGGGCAGTGTGTGCGCCAACAAGTGTCCGGTGGGCAGCTATGGACCCGGATGCCTGCAGACCTGCGCCTGCTACAAGGGAGCACCCTGCCACCACATCAGCGGAAAGTGCGAGTGTCCGCCGGGATACTTGGGAGAGCGCTGCTTCGACGAGTGTCCGCTGAACACTTACGGATTCAATTGCAGCATGACCTGCGACTGCGAGAACGATGCCACCTGCGATCGCGCCAATGGATCCTGCATCTGCAACCCCGGCTGGCGGGGGGCCAAGTGCGAGGAGAGGATTTGCGAGGCGGACAAGTATGGATTGGACTGCAACCGCACCTGCGAGTGCGACATGGAGCACACGGAACTGTGTCACCCGGAGACGGGCAAATGCCAGTGCAGCATCGGCTGGAGCAGTGCCCAGTGCACCAGACCCTGTACCTTCCTGCGCTACGGCGTGAACTGTGAGCAGACCTGCAATTGCAAGAATGGAGCCAAGTGCTCGCCCGTCAACGGAACCTGTCTGTGTGCGCCCGGCTGGAGCGGACCGACCTGCGAGGAGAGCTGTGCCGCCGGCACTTTCGGTCAGGATTGCGCCCTGCGCTGCGACTGCCAGAATGGAGCAAAATGCGAACCGGAGACGGGTCAATGCATGTGCACGGCCGGCTGGAAGAACATCAAGTGCGATCGCCCCTGTGATCTCAATCACTTTGGACAGGATTGCGCCAGGATATGCGATTGCCAGAATAACGCCGCCTGCAACCCGCAGAACGGCAGCTGCACCTGTGCAGCCGGCTGGACGGGCGAGCGGTGCGAACGGAAGTGCGACCCCGGCAAATTCGGACACGATTGCGCCCAAAAGTGCCAGTGCGACTTCAACAACAGCCTGGCCTGCGACTCCACCAACGGACGATGCGTGTGCAAGCAGGACTGGGGAG GCGTTCATTGCGAGACCAACTGTCGGAGCGGTTACTATGGTGAAAATTGTGATAAAGTTTGCAGATGCCTGAACAACTCGTCCTGCGATCCCGATTCCGGTAACTGCATCTGCTCGTCTGGATGGACGGGCGCCGATTGCGCCGAACCCTGTCCGCCCGGATTCTATGGTATGGAGTGCAAGGAGCGCTGTCCGGAGATCTTGCATG GCAACAAGAGCTGCGATCATATTACGGGCGAGATTCTCTGCCGCACTGGCTACATTGGACTCACCTGTGAGCACCCGTGTCCGGCTGGACTTTACGGACCCGGCTGCAAGCTCAAGTGCAACTGCGAGCATGGCGGCGAGTGCAACCATGTGAGCGGTCAGTGCCAGTGCCTGCCCGGCTGGACCGGTGCCAACTGCAACGAGTCCTGCCCCACGGATACCTATGGCCAGGGATGCGCCCAGCGGTGCCGCTGTCTGCACCACAAGGTGTGCCGCAAGAACGACGGCATGTGCATCTGCGAGACGGGCTGGACGGGCACCCGCTGCGACGAGGTCTGTCCGGAGGGATTCTACGGCGAGCACTGCATGAACGCCTGCGCCTGTCCGTCGGCCAACTTCCAGTGCCATGCGGCACATGGTTGCGTCTGCAGGAGTGGCTACACGGGCGATAACTGCGACGACCTGATCGCCTCCCAACGAGTTGCAGACCAGAGCGAAGATT CAAGCCGAGCAAGTGTTGCATTGACCCTGGTCCTGATGACCCTGTTCGCTTTCATCATATTTGCCGTATTCTTCTACTATCGCCGACGTGTGTCCAACCTGAAAACGGAGATTGCCCATGTGCACTACACCCATGACGCGAACACCACTGGCTGGCCGCCCAGTAATCACAACTTTGACAACCCCGTGTATGGAATGCAGGCGGAAACGCGACTCCTGCCCAACAATATGCGCCCCAAGATGAACAACTTTGATCAGCGGAGCACGATGAGCACGGAATATGGCGGCGATGATTCCAATGCCAGTGGCAGGG GCAGCTATTCGATTAACTACAACCACGATTTATTAACGAAGAACTTGAATGCGGACTCAACCAATCCGATTGTTTATAATGAATCGCTAAAGGAAGAGCATGTCTACGATGAGATCAAGCACAAGGAGGGCTACAAGGATCCGG TGAAAATTTATAGCAAGATTTTGTTTCCCGAGG ATGAATACGATCACCTGGACTACTCCCGACCTAGCACCTCGCAGAAGCCGCACTACCACCGTATGAACGATGCCATGCTCAACATAAACCAGGACGAGGAGAAGCCCAGCAATGTGAAGAACATGACGGTGTTGCTGGACAAGCCGCTGCCACCCACAGAGCCGGAGCCGCAGCACGAGAGCTTCGACAATACGAACACCAACCTGGACAATGTGTCCACGGCGTCGCCCAGTTCCAGTCCGGAATTTCGCAAGTAG